The window TCCGGCCTTGGCTGGCGTTGCAGTCGGCTTGGCCTGTGCGGCAGAGGCAACGGGTTTTGCCGGGGCTGGCTTTGAGGGGCGCGCCGCCGGAGCAGGGTCCTTTTTCAACTGATCGTAGAAAGCGAGATCTTCCGGCTTTATAACCTGCTGTGAAGGCTTGGCTTCTTCAGACGTTGCAATCGCCGGTGCGGAAGAGGCGGCAGCCTCCGGTCGCGGGGCGGGCATGATCTGTTTCAGTTTCGGCAGGGCTTCTTCCGGCTGGTAGCCGCGTCCCACGATGAGGCCGAAGACAAAAACCCATACGAAACACAGAAGGCTCACAACCGCCAGCCCTGAACAAGCCGCAGGACTGGCGGTTATGATTATTTTTCGTTTGCCGGATTCTCCGGCTTCCTTTTCTTTGGAGAAGCTGATGCCCATTTCTTCGGATTGATCCTACATGGATTCGGGGGCGCTTACGCCAAGCAGAGCAAGGCCGTTGCGGATGACGCAGGCAACGCTCTTGAGCAGCACGAGGCGGGCGGCGACGATGGCGTCGTCACCGGCGTTCAGTACGGGATTGTTCGCATAGAATCGGTGCAGCGCGCTGGCCACATCCTGCAGATAGAAGCTGACATGGTGGGGGGCGAGCTGGCGGGCAGCGGCTTCGACCACGTCCTCAAACTGATCAAGCAGGCGCAGCATATCCAGTTCATCCGCACTGCCGAGAGCTGCGAGGATTTCGGGGGTTGCCTTTTCGGGTACGGTCATGCCGCGTTCTTCCGCCTTGCGGATGACCGAGGCGATACGGGCATGGGCGTACTGCACGTAGTAAACAGGGTTGTCCATGGACTGCTGCTTGACCAGATCAAGGTCAAAGTCCAGATGGCTGTCGCTCTTGCGGGAGAGGAACATGAAGCGGGCGGCATCGCGGCCTACTTCCCTGACCACTTCTTCCAGCGTGTCAAAGGTGCCTGCACGGGTGGACATGGCCACCTGCTCGCCGCCGCGCAGCAGGTTCACAAGCTGCACGAGAATGACATCAAAGCTTTCCTTGGGCTTACCCAGCGCTTCTACGGCGGCGCGCATGCGCGGCACGTAGCCATGGTGGTCTGCGCCCCAGATGTCGACGCACAGGTCAAAGCCGCGGTCGTACTTGTTGTCGTGGTAGGCAATGTCGGAGGCGAAGTAGGTGAGCAGGCCGTCAGACTTCTTCAGTACGCGGTCCTTGTCATCGCCGAAATCGGTGGTGCGGAACCACAGTGCGCCGTCCTGTTCAAAGGCAAGGCCGGCATCGCGCAGGCGGTCGAAAGTCTTGTCCACGGCACCTTCGGCCAGCAGGGACTTTTCGGAGAACCATACCTGATGTTCGACGTTGAACTCGGCAAGGTCTTTCTTGATGCCGTCAAGAATGTCGTTCAGGGCGTAGTCGCGGCAGATGTCCAGCGCTTCCTGCTCGGGCAGTTCCATGAGGTTGGGGTGCAGCTTCAGCACGGTGGCGGCAATGTCCTTGATGTAGTCGCCGCGGTAGAAATCTTCAGGGTCCGGCAGGTCCTGCCCGGAAAGCTGCTTGGCGCGGAACAGTACGGAAAAGCCGAGGATATACATCTGACGACCGGCGTCGTTGATGTAGTATTCGGTTTCCACGTCGTAGCCTGCGAAACGCAGCACGCGGGTAAGGCTGTCGCCAACGGCGGCACCGCGGCCGTGACCAATGTGCAGGGGGCCGGTGGGGTTGGCGGAAACGTATTCCACCTGTGCACGCTTGCCGTTGCCGAAGGAGACGCTGCCGTAGCGGTCGCCAGCCTTTTCGATGATGGTGACGGTTTCGCGCCAGAAGTCATCGGTAAAGGTGATGTTGAGGAAGCCGGGACCGGCGATGTCGATATTGGCAATGAACGGGTCATTCTGCTGCAGGGCACCAGCGATGCGGGCCGCAAGGTCACGCGGGCTCATGTGAGCCTGCTTGGCGAGGACCATGGCTATGTTGGCAGCCATGTCGCCATGCTGCTTGTCCTTGGGGGGCTCGATGGTGGCCTTTTCGGGCCAGGTCAGGTCCATGCCTTCCACGATGGTCTGGAGGGTGGTGAGCAGATGATTCTTTGCGCGCATTGTTTCGATTCTCTGAATATATGAA is drawn from Desulfovibrio mangrovi and contains these coding sequences:
- a CDS encoding SPOR domain-containing protein yields the protein MGISFSKEKEAGESGKRKIIITASPAACSGLAVVSLLCFVWVFVFGLIVGRGYQPEEALPKLKQIMPAPRPEAAASSAPAIATSEEAKPSQQVIKPEDLAFYDQLKKDPAPAARPSKPAPAKPVASAAQAKPTATPAKAGTQVTLPKPEAKPGNTTFAYVYQAAASKDRDAAEHLKSRIESSGLQSRIESVTTNGATWHRVLVLFRGTPEETSTMKDTLQNLGVTKPLLKEKTPL
- the argS gene encoding arginine--tRNA ligase: MRAKNHLLTTLQTIVEGMDLTWPEKATIEPPKDKQHGDMAANIAMVLAKQAHMSPRDLAARIAGALQQNDPFIANIDIAGPGFLNITFTDDFWRETVTIIEKAGDRYGSVSFGNGKRAQVEYVSANPTGPLHIGHGRGAAVGDSLTRVLRFAGYDVETEYYINDAGRQMYILGFSVLFRAKQLSGQDLPDPEDFYRGDYIKDIAATVLKLHPNLMELPEQEALDICRDYALNDILDGIKKDLAEFNVEHQVWFSEKSLLAEGAVDKTFDRLRDAGLAFEQDGALWFRTTDFGDDKDRVLKKSDGLLTYFASDIAYHDNKYDRGFDLCVDIWGADHHGYVPRMRAAVEALGKPKESFDVILVQLVNLLRGGEQVAMSTRAGTFDTLEEVVREVGRDAARFMFLSRKSDSHLDFDLDLVKQQSMDNPVYYVQYAHARIASVIRKAEERGMTVPEKATPEILAALGSADELDMLRLLDQFEDVVEAAARQLAPHHVSFYLQDVASALHRFYANNPVLNAGDDAIVAARLVLLKSVACVIRNGLALLGVSAPESM